One genomic segment of Sminthopsis crassicaudata isolate SCR6 chromosome 4, ASM4859323v1, whole genome shotgun sequence includes these proteins:
- the GJD3 gene encoding gap junction delta-3 protein: MGEWAFLGSLLDSVQLQSPLVGRLWLVVMLIFRILVLATVGGAVFEDEQEEFVCNTLQPGCRQACYDRAFPISHYRFWLFHILLLSAPPVLFVIYSMHQASKCPGPQGDGEREQEEGDGGHGQNLAGPRARHCYLLSVALRLLAELGFLTGQTLLYGFQVAPHFLCTQTPCPHTVDCFVSRPTEKTVFVVFYFAVGLLSTLLSVVELLHLFWKGRRSRDKNLLWSGKGGTLEKDNHCNQEQEEAQKLLLPLSSPRRASPLGPALDAPPAYAHKLQQSPGSEGSSSRSKSSLSMVREDLAI, from the coding sequence ATGGGGGAATGGGCTTTCCTGGGCTCCCTGCTGGACTCGGTGCAGCTGCAGTCTCCCCTGGTGGGCCGCCTGTGGCTGGTAGTGATGCTGATTTTCCGAATCCTGGTCCTGGCCACAGTGGGAGGTGCCGTGTTCGAGGATGAGCAGGAGGAGTTCGTGTGCAACACGCTGCAGCCCGGGTGTCGCCAGGCTTGCTATGACCGTGCCTTCCCCATCTCCCATTACCGCTTCTGGCTCTTCCACATCCTGCTGCTCTCTGCTCCTCCCGTGCTGTTTGTCATATACTCCATGCACCAAGCCAGCAAGTGCCCCGGACCCCAAGGGGATGGCGAGAGGGAGCAAGAGGAAGGGGATGGCGGCCACGGGCAGAACCTGGCAGGTCCCCGGGCCCGCCACTGCTACCTGCTGAGTGTAGCACTGCGTCTGCTGGCCGAGCTCGGCTTCCTGACGGGGCAGACGCTGCTGTACGGCTTCCAGGTGGCACCCCATTTTCTGTGCACCCAGACCCCTTGCCCCCACACGGTGGACTGCTTTGTCAGCCGGCCCACAGAAAAGACAGTCTTTGTGGTCTTCTACTTTGCGGTGGGCCTTCTCTCAACCCTCCTCAGTGTGGTCGAGCTACTCCACCTCTTCTGGAAAGGGCGACGGAGCCGGGACAAAAATCTCCTGTGGTCAGGCAAGGGGGGAACACTTGAGAAAGACAACCATTGTAACCAGGAGCAGGAAGAAGCCCAGAAGCTTCTGCTGCCTCTCTCCTCACCAAGAAGGGCCTCTCCACTGGGTCCTGCTCTGGATGCCCCACCTGCCTATGCCCACAAGCTGCAGCAGAGTCCTGGCAGTGagggcagcagcagcagaagcaagTCCTCATTGTCCATGGTCAGAGAGGACCTCGCCATCTAA